Proteins from a single region of Thermotoga maritima MSB8:
- the rpsB gene encoding 30S ribosomal protein S2, which produces MPVVTMKQLLEAGVHFGHRTRRWNPKMAPYIYTERKGIYIIDLQKTQQLLEEAYYFVREKASEGATILFVGTKKQAQGVIKAEAERCGAFYVNNRWLGGLLTNFKTIRSRIDKLIELEEMEQSGKLEELPKKEQSRIRRVLEKLRKNLGGLKEMRRLPDIIYIVDPRKEKIAVAEANKLGIPIVAIVDTNCDPDPIDYVIPGNDDAIRSIKLITSVIADAYLEGREGAPLTAEKEETESAEETSEEVTEDINLEELEEEEEV; this is translated from the coding sequence GTGCCTGTTGTTACAATGAAACAGCTTCTGGAAGCGGGAGTTCACTTTGGACACAGAACGAGAAGATGGAACCCGAAGATGGCTCCCTACATCTACACGGAGAGGAAAGGTATCTACATCATCGACCTTCAGAAAACCCAGCAGTTGCTCGAAGAGGCTTACTACTTCGTAAGGGAGAAAGCCAGCGAAGGTGCGACGATTCTATTCGTGGGAACGAAAAAGCAGGCCCAAGGAGTCATAAAGGCCGAGGCAGAAAGGTGCGGAGCCTTCTACGTGAACAACAGATGGCTTGGAGGACTTTTGACGAACTTCAAAACGATCAGATCGAGGATAGACAAACTCATCGAACTCGAAGAAATGGAGCAGAGCGGCAAGCTCGAAGAACTTCCAAAGAAAGAGCAGAGCAGAATCAGAAGAGTTCTTGAAAAGCTCAGAAAGAACCTCGGCGGGCTCAAAGAAATGAGGAGACTTCCGGACATCATCTACATTGTTGATCCGAGAAAGGAAAAGATCGCTGTGGCAGAGGCGAACAAACTGGGAATTCCCATCGTGGCTATTGTCGACACAAACTGCGACCCCGATCCCATCGACTACGTCATCCCTGGAAACGACGACGCGATCAGATCCATAAAACTCATCACTTCCGTCATCGCAGACGCGTACCTCGAGGGAAGAGAGGGAGCTCCTCTCACTGCGGAGAAAGAAGAAACAGAAAGTGCAGAAGAAACGAGTGAAGAAGTAACGGAGGATATAAATCTGGAAGAACTCGAAGAGGAAGAAGAAGTGTAA
- a CDS encoding YbjQ family protein — protein sequence MIITTTEQVPGYRVKEILGVVSGNVVMSKHLGRDIAAAFKTLAGGEIKGYTEMLTEARNIALERMMKEAEKLGADAVIGFRYSSSTIMSGAAEILAYGTAVKLEKI from the coding sequence ATGATAATCACCACCACGGAACAGGTACCGGGATACAGGGTGAAGGAGATCTTGGGGGTGGTTTCAGGAAACGTGGTGATGTCAAAGCATTTGGGAAGAGACATAGCCGCTGCCTTTAAAACCCTCGCGGGTGGTGAGATCAAAGGCTACACGGAGATGCTCACGGAGGCAAGAAACATTGCGCTGGAAAGGATGATGAAAGAAGCGGAGAAACTTGGGGCGGACGCGGTGATAGGATTCAGATATTCTTCCTCCACGATCATGAGCGGTGCTGCGGAGATCCTCGCGTACGGAACCGCGGTGAAACTGGAGAAAATTTAA
- a CDS encoding ABC transporter permease yields MIVKELKDMKVRFLVMFFLLLGTFVLLVVMKDYTPALTEMLKNVPEGFLEKFGVTEDFIKKLSEWNFYIITQWYGKNLGQFVPILAIIIAFPIFAREIENETIELLLVRMSREKLFNVKFFAPLVFTFAALAVLALVPIPVSWFIGERLDTGLVFKYFLVEMITTYLWFSVTVFFSVISSDQVKPLIASIALLAGTTVLGGFVKTLSTLNTYSYVLKGDVTLWPSLIYTLTGVVFTYLSWRSFKTRDF; encoded by the coding sequence ATGATCGTTAAGGAGTTAAAAGACATGAAGGTGAGATTTCTTGTGATGTTCTTCCTCCTTCTTGGAACGTTCGTGCTCCTGGTAGTGATGAAAGATTACACGCCGGCCCTCACCGAAATGCTGAAGAACGTTCCTGAAGGATTTCTTGAAAAATTCGGTGTCACGGAAGACTTCATAAAGAAGCTTTCAGAGTGGAACTTTTACATCATTACACAGTGGTACGGAAAGAACCTGGGGCAGTTTGTACCGATACTTGCGATCATAATAGCTTTCCCCATATTTGCGAGAGAAATAGAGAACGAAACGATCGAACTTTTGCTCGTGAGGATGTCCAGAGAGAAGCTCTTCAACGTGAAGTTCTTCGCACCTCTTGTTTTCACTTTTGCAGCGCTTGCTGTGCTCGCGCTCGTTCCAATACCTGTGAGCTGGTTCATCGGAGAAAGGCTCGATACAGGACTGGTGTTCAAATACTTCCTTGTGGAGATGATAACGACTTACCTGTGGTTTTCCGTCACAGTGTTCTTCTCTGTGATCTCTTCAGATCAGGTGAAGCCTCTCATCGCTTCGATCGCTCTTCTTGCTGGAACTACCGTTCTGGGTGGGTTCGTGAAGACGCTCTCCACTTTGAACACCTACTCCTACGTTCTGAAGGGTGATGTCACACTCTGGCCGTCGCTGATCTACACTCTAACCGGTGTTGTTTTCACTTATCTTTCCTGGAGGAGTTTCAAAACAAGAGACTTCTGA
- a CDS encoding ABC transporter ATP-binding protein, with the protein MMILRVKDLKKFYGEKAAVDGISFEVEKGEIFAILGPNGAGKTTTLKCITGLRKKDSGEIELNGTFTYLPEEKKLYPYLRVKEIIDLFKKIGKNFNEKNCLELLERFRIDLNEKVTNLSHGMRTILYLSLVLSENVDLYILDEPTWGLDPIVRNEILDRIRSLTFEGKSVLYTSHVLAEVEKIADRVAIMKEGKIILTGNLDDIKSSYGLVVSRENLNGYLLKTLKSGEKVYLVKKEEAPEGVKIEDAAFEDIFEAIVRGEINDR; encoded by the coding sequence ATGATGATCCTCAGGGTGAAAGATCTCAAAAAGTTCTACGGAGAAAAAGCGGCTGTGGATGGCATCAGTTTCGAAGTGGAAAAAGGAGAGATCTTTGCCATACTCGGTCCAAACGGTGCCGGTAAAACAACCACTCTGAAGTGCATCACAGGTTTGAGAAAGAAAGACTCTGGAGAGATCGAACTGAACGGCACGTTCACCTATCTGCCGGAGGAGAAGAAGCTCTATCCGTACCTCAGAGTGAAAGAGATCATCGATCTCTTCAAGAAGATAGGGAAGAACTTCAACGAGAAAAACTGTCTCGAACTTCTCGAAAGGTTCAGAATAGACCTGAACGAGAAAGTGACCAATCTCTCGCACGGCATGAGAACGATCCTTTACCTTTCACTCGTTCTTTCTGAGAACGTGGATCTCTACATACTGGACGAACCCACCTGGGGACTCGATCCCATCGTGCGAAACGAGATACTCGATCGTATAAGATCCCTCACCTTCGAAGGCAAATCCGTTCTCTACACCAGCCATGTGCTCGCAGAAGTGGAAAAAATCGCAGACAGAGTTGCCATCATGAAGGAAGGAAAGATCATCTTGACAGGAAACCTCGACGATATAAAGTCCTCTTACGGTCTTGTGGTTTCCAGAGAGAATCTGAACGGCTATCTTTTGAAAACTCTCAAAAGTGGAGAAAAAGTTTACCTTGTGAAAAAGGAAGAAGCCCCTGAAGGTGTGAAGATCGAAGATGCAGCTTTTGAAGATATATTCGAAGCGATTGTAAGGGGTGAGATAAATGATCGTTAA
- a CDS encoding GntR family transcriptional regulator, with the protein MWFRIDFHSSKPIYEQIKERIKLLILSGKLKEGEFVPSIRSLAEDLGVNLNTVARAYRELVQEGVLEVRRGEGYVVSKVNVEKIRTQLETELRKKIEDCKKAGIPLERILKIAEEIYRGDE; encoded by the coding sequence TTGTGGTTCAGGATCGATTTTCACTCCTCAAAACCCATCTACGAGCAGATAAAGGAAAGGATAAAACTCCTGATCCTGTCGGGAAAACTGAAAGAAGGTGAGTTTGTGCCCTCCATAAGATCTCTCGCAGAAGACCTCGGTGTAAATCTGAACACCGTCGCCCGCGCCTACAGGGAACTCGTCCAAGAAGGAGTCTTAGAAGTGAGAAGGGGAGAGGGCTACGTCGTCTCAAAAGTAAACGTGGAAAAGATCCGAACACAGCTTGAAACAGAACTCAGGAAGAAGATCGAAGACTGCAAAAAAGCGGGTATCCCACTGGAGAGGATTCTGAAAATAGCAGAAGAAATCTACAGAGGTGATGAATGA
- a CDS encoding DUF1923 family maltosyltransferase, producing the protein MLLREINRYCKEKATGKRIYAVPKLWIPGFFKKFDEKSGRCFVDPYELGAEITDWILNQSREWDYSQPLSFLKGEKTPDWIKRSVVYGSLPRTTAAYNHKGSGYYEENDVLGFREAGTFFKMMLLLPFVKSLGADAIYLLPVSRMSDLFKKGDAPSPYSVKNPMELDERYHDPLLEPFKVDEEFKAFVEACHILGIRVILDFIPRTAARDSDLIREHPDWFYWIKVEELADYTPPRAEELPFKVPDEDELEIIYNKENVKRHLKKFTLPPNLIDPQKWEKIKREEGNILELIVKEFGIITPPGFSDLINDPQPTWDDVTFLRLYLDHPEASKRFLDPNQPPYVLYDVIKASKFPGKEPNRELWEYLAGVIPHYQKKYGIDGARLDMGHALPKELLDLIIKNVKEYDPAFVMIAEELDMEKDKASKEAGYDVILGSSWYFAGRVEEIGKLPDIAEELVLPFLASVETPDTPRIATRKYASKMKKLAPFVTYFLPNSIPYVNTGQEIGEKQPMNLGLDTDPNLRKVLSPTDEFFGKLAFFDHYVLHWDSPDRGVLNFIKKLIKVRQQFLDFVLNGKFENLTTKDLVMYSYEKNGQKIVIAANVGKEPKEITGGRVWNGKWSDEEKVVLKPLEFALVVQE; encoded by the coding sequence GTGCTTTTGAGAGAGATAAACCGATACTGCAAAGAAAAAGCCACAGGAAAGAGAATCTACGCGGTTCCAAAGCTGTGGATACCGGGTTTCTTCAAAAAGTTCGACGAAAAATCCGGCAGGTGCTTCGTCGATCCTTACGAACTCGGAGCCGAGATCACCGACTGGATTTTGAATCAGTCCAGAGAGTGGGATTATTCCCAACCTCTTTCATTTCTGAAGGGTGAGAAAACACCGGACTGGATTAAGCGTTCCGTTGTTTATGGATCCCTCCCCAGGACCACCGCGGCGTACAATCACAAGGGTTCTGGATACTACGAAGAGAACGACGTTCTTGGTTTCAGAGAGGCGGGAACGTTCTTCAAGATGATGCTGCTTCTTCCGTTCGTCAAAAGTCTCGGTGCGGACGCTATCTATTTGCTTCCTGTGAGTAGAATGAGCGATCTCTTCAAGAAGGGAGACGCTCCTTCACCGTACTCCGTGAAGAATCCAATGGAACTCGATGAGAGGTACCACGATCCTCTCCTCGAACCTTTCAAGGTGGATGAAGAATTCAAAGCCTTTGTGGAAGCGTGTCACATCCTTGGAATCAGGGTGATTCTCGATTTCATTCCGAGAACGGCCGCCAGAGACTCTGATCTCATAAGAGAACATCCGGACTGGTTCTACTGGATAAAAGTGGAGGAACTCGCGGATTACACTCCTCCAAGGGCCGAGGAACTTCCGTTCAAGGTACCAGACGAGGACGAACTCGAGATCATATACAACAAAGAAAATGTGAAAAGACATCTCAAAAAGTTCACACTTCCTCCGAATTTGATCGACCCTCAAAAGTGGGAGAAGATAAAAAGAGAAGAGGGGAACATTCTGGAGTTGATTGTGAAAGAATTTGGAATAATCACTCCTCCAGGATTTTCCGATTTGATCAACGATCCACAGCCCACGTGGGACGATGTCACGTTCTTGAGGTTGTACCTGGATCACCCGGAGGCTTCGAAGAGATTTCTCGATCCCAACCAGCCTCCCTACGTTCTCTACGACGTAATAAAGGCGAGCAAATTTCCTGGAAAAGAGCCGAACAGAGAGCTCTGGGAGTACCTCGCGGGCGTGATACCACATTACCAGAAAAAATACGGAATAGACGGTGCAAGACTCGATATGGGGCACGCGCTTCCCAAAGAACTTCTTGACCTCATAATAAAGAACGTGAAGGAGTACGATCCCGCATTTGTGATGATCGCAGAGGAGCTGGACATGGAAAAAGACAAAGCATCGAAGGAAGCGGGATACGATGTGATCCTGGGAAGTAGCTGGTACTTTGCGGGAAGAGTAGAGGAAATAGGAAAACTTCCTGATATCGCTGAAGAGCTTGTTCTTCCCTTCCTCGCCTCCGTTGAAACTCCCGACACACCGCGCATTGCCACAAGAAAGTACGCTTCTAAGATGAAAAAACTGGCACCGTTTGTGACTTACTTTCTGCCGAACTCTATTCCCTATGTGAACACGGGGCAGGAGATTGGAGAAAAACAGCCCATGAACCTGGGGCTGGACACGGATCCAAACCTGAGAAAAGTCCTCTCCCCAACCGACGAGTTTTTCGGGAAACTCGCGTTTTTCGACCACTACGTTCTTCACTGGGACAGCCCGGACAGGGGAGTCTTGAACTTCATCAAAAAACTGATAAAGGTGCGCCAGCAGTTCCTCGATTTTGTCCTCAACGGAAAGTTTGAAAATCTCACAACGAAAGATCTCGTCATGTACTCTTACGAAAAAAACGGCCAAAAGATCGTCATCGCCGCGAATGTTGGAAAAGAGCCAAAAGAGATCACCGGCGGAAGGGTCTGGAACGGAAAGTGGAGTGATGAAGAGAAGGTAGTCCTCAAACCCCTCGAGTTTGCTCTTGTTGTACAGGAGTAA
- the ylqF gene encoding ribosome biogenesis GTPase YlqF, which produces MSWYPGHIEKAKRQIKDLLRLVNTVVEVRDARAPFATSAYGVDFSRKETIILLNKVDIADEKTTKKWVEFFKKQGKRVITTHKGEPRKVLLKKLSFDRLARVLIVGVPNTGKSTIINKLKGKRASSVGAQPGITKGIQWFSLENGVKILDTPGILYKNIFSEDLAAKLLLVGSLPVERIEDQRIFERAFEIFARSIGIESSFSEFFEDFARKRGLLKKGGVPDIERALMLFFTEVAQGKAGRVSFERPEDITPVQQEQTRGV; this is translated from the coding sequence GTGAGCTGGTACCCCGGTCATATAGAGAAAGCGAAACGGCAAATAAAGGATCTTCTGAGGCTTGTAAACACAGTGGTGGAGGTCCGCGACGCGCGGGCCCCCTTTGCCACATCAGCGTACGGTGTGGACTTCTCTAGAAAAGAAACGATCATCCTTCTGAACAAAGTGGACATAGCGGACGAGAAAACAACGAAGAAGTGGGTGGAGTTCTTCAAAAAGCAGGGAAAAAGAGTGATCACCACTCACAAAGGTGAACCAAGGAAGGTCCTCCTGAAAAAGCTCTCCTTCGACAGGCTTGCCCGCGTTCTGATCGTTGGTGTTCCAAACACGGGAAAATCAACGATCATAAACAAGCTGAAGGGAAAAAGAGCGAGCTCCGTTGGAGCACAGCCCGGCATCACAAAGGGCATTCAGTGGTTCTCCCTGGAGAACGGTGTGAAGATTCTGGACACACCCGGTATTCTCTACAAGAACATCTTCAGTGAGGACCTCGCAGCGAAGCTCCTTCTTGTGGGAAGCCTACCGGTAGAGAGAATAGAAGACCAGAGAATCTTCGAAAGAGCTTTTGAGATATTCGCTCGAAGCATTGGAATAGAATCATCGTTCAGCGAATTCTTCGAAGACTTCGCGAGAAAAAGAGGACTCCTCAAAAAAGGAGGAGTCCCCGATATAGAAAGAGCCTTGATGCTTTTTTTCACAGAAGTGGCTCAGGGAAAAGCAGGGCGCGTTTCCTTCGAACGCCCTGAAGATATTACTCCTGTACAACAAGAGCAAACTCGAGGGGTTTGA
- a CDS encoding phospho-sugar mutase — protein MILFGTGGIRGVMRKGEFDEETVKRASLSTALWLKEKGQKSVVIAYDTRKNSKEFAELAGRVFAGEGIEAYVFPEPTPTPVLSFAVRYMKTGGGVVITASHNPPEYNGYKVYTWDGVQAIPEYTNEITEIYKKVDLSHVKEGEIKFVPPEVKESYIKAVLEIVSNLPMKTDLDIAYSPLHGTGANYVPEVLKRLGFKVRLVEEQMKPDPNFSTVPTPNPEEDEALVLLNKKGATLGLATDPDCDRVGVVFKGRRLTGNQVGVLLTDFLLDHVKVENPLVIKTIVTTDMVRPICEEKGAFLEETPTGFKFIGHLIEEHTKKGDRNFVFGFEESCGYLAGNHARDKDGVVGSVLSAVAFSNYDPYEKLEELYQKYGYYMEKLINFKFEDVDRAVEIYRSLKNYDGIIDYSKGYGNVIPNETIAFVFEKSRIFVRPSGTEPKLKVYIHVRGDTREEAEELMKESESKIKEILKL, from the coding sequence ATGATTCTGTTTGGAACGGGTGGAATTCGAGGCGTGATGAGGAAAGGGGAATTCGACGAAGAAACGGTGAAAAGAGCCTCTCTGAGCACCGCCCTCTGGCTGAAAGAGAAAGGTCAGAAAAGCGTGGTGATCGCTTACGACACGAGAAAGAACTCCAAGGAGTTCGCAGAGCTCGCTGGCAGAGTTTTCGCCGGTGAAGGTATAGAAGCCTACGTTTTTCCTGAACCTACCCCGACACCGGTTCTTTCCTTCGCTGTAAGATACATGAAAACGGGTGGAGGTGTGGTCATCACCGCGAGCCACAATCCCCCGGAATACAACGGCTACAAGGTCTACACCTGGGATGGTGTACAAGCGATACCCGAATACACCAATGAGATCACCGAGATATACAAAAAAGTCGATCTTTCCCATGTGAAAGAGGGAGAAATCAAGTTTGTACCCCCTGAAGTGAAAGAGAGCTACATAAAAGCTGTACTCGAAATCGTCTCAAATCTCCCGATGAAGACCGATCTCGATATCGCCTACTCTCCGCTTCACGGAACAGGAGCAAACTACGTGCCTGAGGTCCTGAAAAGACTCGGATTCAAAGTCAGACTCGTAGAAGAACAGATGAAACCTGATCCAAACTTCTCAACCGTTCCCACACCGAATCCCGAGGAAGACGAAGCACTCGTTCTCCTGAATAAAAAAGGAGCTACTCTGGGACTCGCCACAGACCCGGACTGCGATAGAGTGGGAGTGGTCTTCAAAGGGCGAAGACTCACAGGAAACCAGGTAGGTGTCCTTCTCACAGACTTTCTCCTGGATCATGTGAAAGTGGAAAATCCCCTCGTGATAAAGACGATCGTTACAACGGACATGGTGAGACCGATCTGCGAAGAGAAAGGTGCCTTCCTGGAAGAAACGCCGACTGGATTCAAGTTCATAGGACACCTGATAGAGGAACACACCAAAAAAGGTGACAGGAACTTCGTCTTCGGTTTCGAAGAAAGCTGTGGGTACCTTGCGGGAAACCACGCGAGGGACAAAGACGGTGTGGTGGGCAGTGTGCTCTCCGCTGTTGCCTTCAGCAACTACGATCCTTACGAGAAGCTCGAAGAACTCTACCAGAAGTACGGGTACTACATGGAAAAGCTCATCAATTTCAAATTTGAAGATGTTGACAGAGCGGTTGAAATATACAGATCCCTGAAGAACTACGATGGTATCATAGATTATTCAAAGGGTTACGGAAACGTTATTCCGAACGAGACCATAGCCTTCGTCTTTGAAAAATCAAGGATCTTCGTGAGACCTTCGGGAACAGAACCGAAACTCAAGGTTTACATCCACGTGAGAGGAGACACGAGAGAAGAAGCGGAGGAATTGATGAAAGAAAGCGAAAGCAAGATAAAGGAGATCCTGAAGCTGTGA
- a CDS encoding TIGR03960 family B12-binding radical SAM protein, translated as MILKFLNETLPWVRKPSRYIGREINSVVKDPEEISLRIALVFPDTYEVGTSNHGLEILYHILNEQPDVWAERSYLPWIDMIERMKEKDIPLYTMESYTPLYQMDAVGISLEYELSYTNVVEVLKLSKIPIFFWERKRRDPIVLGGGPCSSNPEPIYGFFDAILIGDGEEAILEIAQVLKETKGEERETIWKELSRIEGVYVPAFYEQKGRKIVPVSPEYPRTIKRRIVKDLNSQPVPVKKIVPNVESVHDRAVIEVARGCTRGCRFCHASVYYRPVRERSLENILENVEEMLKNTGYEEVSLLSLSTMDHTQIGEIVSELLKRYSEKKIAVSIPSTRMDRFGVEIAGRIASVRKTGLTFAPEAATQRLRNIINKNISEEDIFATLEAAKKSGWRRVKLYFMMGLPGETNEDLEEMVKLLERVKRLGFKEVSASVSVFVPKPHTPFQFARQISPEEAYEKIKTLKRAKRSARISYHDPRMSLLEGVFSRGDRKLLDLIVKAHELGALFDEWSEMFRFDLWEKAFDETGIDPNDYLREIDPSEDFPWDHIDMGVTKEFLKEEYRKALKGETTDDCRWNRCYLCGVCFRFGVKNVLFGGERG; from the coding sequence ATGATTCTAAAATTCTTGAATGAAACACTTCCCTGGGTTAGAAAACCAAGTAGATACATAGGAAGAGAAATCAACAGCGTTGTGAAAGATCCAGAGGAAATTTCCCTCCGGATAGCCCTCGTTTTTCCCGACACTTACGAGGTAGGTACTTCAAACCACGGTCTTGAGATACTGTACCACATTCTGAACGAGCAACCGGACGTTTGGGCGGAGCGGAGCTATCTTCCCTGGATCGACATGATAGAGCGCATGAAAGAAAAGGATATCCCCCTTTACACCATGGAGTCCTACACACCGCTCTACCAGATGGATGCCGTCGGAATCTCTCTGGAGTACGAACTCTCGTACACCAACGTCGTAGAAGTTTTGAAGCTTTCCAAAATACCCATCTTCTTCTGGGAGAGGAAGAGGAGAGATCCCATAGTTCTCGGTGGAGGTCCGTGCTCTTCGAATCCCGAACCGATCTACGGATTTTTCGACGCGATTCTCATCGGTGATGGAGAGGAAGCGATCCTTGAAATCGCTCAGGTGTTGAAAGAAACGAAGGGAGAAGAAAGAGAAACGATCTGGAAAGAACTCTCCAGGATCGAAGGAGTTTACGTTCCAGCGTTCTACGAGCAGAAAGGAAGAAAGATCGTTCCAGTTTCACCGGAATATCCGCGGACCATAAAGAGAAGAATCGTGAAAGATTTGAACTCCCAGCCTGTTCCGGTGAAGAAGATCGTACCAAATGTCGAATCAGTCCACGACAGAGCTGTCATAGAGGTCGCGAGAGGATGCACGAGAGGATGCAGATTCTGCCATGCGAGCGTTTATTACAGACCTGTGAGAGAAAGATCCCTCGAGAACATCCTCGAAAATGTCGAAGAAATGCTGAAGAACACCGGCTACGAAGAAGTATCACTCCTTTCTCTCTCGACGATGGATCATACTCAAATAGGGGAGATAGTATCCGAACTTTTGAAAAGATACTCAGAAAAGAAGATCGCCGTCTCCATACCATCCACGAGGATGGACAGGTTCGGTGTGGAGATCGCCGGGAGAATTGCCTCCGTGAGAAAAACAGGCCTCACCTTCGCGCCAGAAGCGGCCACACAGCGATTGAGAAACATCATCAACAAGAATATAAGTGAAGAAGACATCTTCGCAACACTCGAAGCCGCGAAAAAATCCGGCTGGAGACGTGTGAAACTCTATTTCATGATGGGACTTCCTGGAGAGACGAACGAAGACCTCGAAGAAATGGTTAAACTCTTAGAGAGAGTGAAGAGACTCGGTTTCAAAGAAGTTTCCGCTTCCGTCTCCGTGTTCGTTCCAAAGCCGCACACACCCTTTCAGTTTGCAAGACAGATTTCCCCTGAGGAGGCGTACGAAAAGATCAAAACACTGAAAAGAGCAAAAAGATCCGCTAGAATCTCCTATCACGATCCAAGAATGAGTCTTCTTGAAGGAGTTTTCTCAAGGGGTGACAGAAAACTTCTGGATCTCATAGTGAAGGCACACGAACTGGGAGCACTCTTCGACGAGTGGAGTGAGATGTTCAGATTCGATCTGTGGGAAAAAGCCTTCGATGAAACGGGAATAGATCCCAATGACTATCTCCGAGAGATCGATCCTTCTGAAGACTTTCCATGGGACCACATAGATATGGGAGTGACAAAGGAGTTTCTGAAAGAAGAGTACAGAAAAGCGCTCAAAGGAGAGACCACAGATGACTGTAGATGGAACAGGTGTTACCTGTGCGGTGTATGCTTCAGATTTGGAGTTAAAAACGTTCTTTTCGGAGGTGAGAGAGGATGA
- a CDS encoding DNA polymerase III subunit delta' encodes MNDLIRKYAKDQLETLKRIIEKSEGISILINGEDLSYPREVSLELPEYVEKFPPKASDVLEIDPEGENIGIDDIRTIKDFLNYSPELYTRKYVIVHDCERMTQQAANAFLKALEEPPEYAVIVLNTRRWHYLLPTIKSRVFRVVVNVPKEFRDLVKEKIGDLWEELPLLERDFKTALEAYKLGAEKLSGLMESLKVLETEKLLKKVLSKGLEGYLACRELLERFSKVESKEFFALFDQVTNTITGKDAFLLIQRLTRIILHENTWESVEDQKSVSFLDSILRVKIANLNNKLTLMNILAIHRERKRGVNAWS; translated from the coding sequence ATGAACGATTTGATCAGAAAGTACGCTAAAGATCAACTGGAAACTTTGAAAAGGATCATAGAAAAGTCTGAAGGAATATCCATCCTCATAAATGGAGAAGATCTCTCGTATCCGAGAGAAGTATCCCTTGAACTTCCCGAGTACGTGGAGAAATTTCCCCCGAAGGCCTCGGATGTTCTGGAGATAGATCCCGAGGGGGAGAACATAGGCATAGACGACATCAGAACGATAAAGGACTTCCTGAACTACAGCCCCGAGCTCTACACGAGAAAGTACGTGATAGTCCACGACTGTGAAAGAATGACCCAGCAGGCGGCGAACGCGTTTCTGAAGGCCCTTGAAGAACCACCAGAATACGCTGTGATCGTTCTGAACACTCGCCGCTGGCATTATCTACTGCCGACGATAAAGAGCCGAGTGTTCAGAGTGGTTGTGAACGTTCCAAAGGAGTTCAGAGATCTCGTGAAAGAGAAAATAGGAGATCTCTGGGAGGAACTTCCACTTCTTGAGAGAGACTTCAAAACGGCTCTCGAAGCCTACAAACTTGGTGCGGAAAAACTTTCTGGATTGATGGAAAGTCTCAAAGTTTTGGAGACGGAAAAACTCTTGAAAAAGGTCCTTTCAAAAGGCCTCGAAGGTTATCTCGCATGTAGGGAGCTCCTGGAGAGATTTTCAAAGGTGGAATCGAAGGAATTCTTTGCGCTTTTTGATCAGGTGACTAACACGATAACAGGAAAAGACGCGTTTCTTTTGATCCAGAGACTGACAAGAATCATTCTCCACGAAAACACATGGGAAAGCGTTGAAGATCAAAAAAGCGTGTCTTTCCTCGATTCAATTCTCAGGGTGAAGATAGCGAATCTGAACAACAAACTCACTCTGATGAACATCCTCGCGATACACAGAGAGAGAAAGAGAGGTGTCAACGCTTGGAGCTGA
- a CDS encoding PSP1 domain-containing protein — MELKARAVGVEIIPKGKIIYYSVPNGDEYERGDLVLVLGDFGLEVGKVLIPPREVVIDEVGYELKAVIRKLTDEDLEQYRKNVEDALKAFQICKQKIKEHGLPMKLLYAKYTFDRTRLIFFFSAEGRVDFRELVRDLAKIFKTRIELRQVGVRDEMKFFGGLGLCGLPTCCSTFLREFTSVTLKHAKKQQMMINPAKISGPCRRLLCCLTYEYDFYEKELEGIPDEGSTITYEGKRYKVVNVNVFLRTVTLFSEQEGEMIKLPFDYFRKGE; from the coding sequence TTGGAGCTGAAGGCAAGGGCAGTGGGAGTGGAGATAATACCAAAGGGTAAGATAATTTACTACTCTGTACCCAACGGTGATGAGTACGAGAGAGGAGACCTCGTTCTGGTACTGGGAGATTTTGGACTTGAAGTGGGAAAGGTTCTGATACCTCCCAGAGAGGTGGTCATAGACGAGGTGGGGTACGAACTCAAGGCCGTGATCAGAAAGTTGACGGATGAAGATCTGGAACAATACAGGAAGAATGTAGAGGATGCGTTGAAGGCCTTCCAGATATGTAAGCAGAAAATAAAAGAACACGGTCTTCCCATGAAGCTTCTCTACGCCAAGTACACCTTCGATAGAACTAGGCTCATCTTTTTCTTCAGTGCGGAAGGAAGGGTTGATTTCAGAGAGCTTGTAAGAGACCTCGCAAAGATCTTCAAAACAAGGATAGAGTTGAGGCAAGTTGGTGTGAGAGATGAGATGAAGTTCTTTGGAGGCCTTGGATTGTGCGGACTTCCGACATGCTGTTCCACATTTCTCAGAGAGTTCACCAGCGTCACACTGAAGCACGCAAAGAAGCAGCAGATGATGATCAATCCAGCGAAGATATCCGGACCATGCAGAAGGCTTCTGTGCTGTCTTACCTACGAATACGATTTCTATGAAAAGGAGCTGGAGGGAATTCCTGACGAAGGGAGCACGATCACCTACGAAGGAAAGCGCTACAAAGTCGTGAACGTGAACGTGTTTCTCAGAACGGTGACTCTCTTCTCGGAACAGGAAGGGGAAATGATCAAGTTGCCGTTCGATTATTTCAGGAAGGGGGAATGA